One Coffea arabica cultivar ET-39 chromosome 5c, Coffea Arabica ET-39 HiFi, whole genome shotgun sequence DNA window includes the following coding sequences:
- the LOC113690402 gene encoding putative disease resistance protein RGA3, whose amino-acid sequence MLLISACKKYIVQLFNFKQRILPSSVKEFPLKMADTVLSVILDKILPLAAAEISRAWGVEKDLQKLADSVRKMEALIFDAECKQSTTKTAQLWLKTLRSIARDAEIVLDDFGYEVLRQKVKNRKRDKVRNFFSSSNPISFRLGMADKIKEVMASLEEAYKEAKQMGLHPAQLPMASTDHKVDRSTDPFVYESETVGREADVSEVVSRLISSDCKKDLPVISIVGMGGQGKTTLAQLVLKNECVVKHFDKIIWVCVSDDFKVERLLNKMLPSPEAKSADTTNTEALVRKLQENLKGKSYLLVLDDIWNDDPLKWDGMRRRLLAIGGAPGSKILATTRSDEVASAMQTSGLHRLGILSEDHSWMLFEKLAFADGGAIKTQNLVDIGRRILKKCGGVPLAIKVIGVLLYSKKDASEWSKLERSEIWNESTNIGKRVMSALKLSYENLPSWSVKQCFASSSIFPKDAVMQKQRLIQIWMAQGLINDAKVGGGHLQMEDIGSEYFNVLLRSSLLQAGYKNSINGIVSCRMHDLVHDLSLQVSNNCFLNTEGGMEVRHENEVMHLTIIGSQGKVLKNIEGILPNLQTLYYRGGDGIMLEDILERSKYLSVLIVDYWHMTHLPNAVGDMKHLRHLDISGTRITALPDSVTKLYNLMTLKVHYLKEIPKKFGNLVNLRHLEFFELGFVGFRCLFPGIGQLANLRTLPYFRVSQDKGCQLEELEHLRNLRGELRISGLENVSSFESAAKAKLSEKSGIQSLELSWCGTKEGCDDNNINSVMDGLQPHPHLKSLAIEGFEGSRLPSWMVAKDGLMVLLRNLVQLTLGGLGKCEQVPPLGDLPCLEYLVIVSLHNVKRIGAEFYGLDINARSSASCSSITSSREVKAVTLFPKLSHFELLDMGSLEEWSDAMVPSDSSSSIKVFPNLRYLRIYRLPKLAVLPDMENLTSLEELRMEKCGSLTCIRNLNSLTSLESLYLDDLPALESLCLESLTSLAELRILQCGSLACIKNLNSLTSLKSLYLGDCPALECLCLESLTSLARLGIRRCGSLACIRNLNSLTSLESLDLDDCPALLDASLDMLNPQSLRDLRISRCDQLNPWLSNNLEKFPSLERLDIRSHDPGSWPITVLHHQANLRSLTLGGFSDNLDNFPWPHSITNLVSLERLVLHGWPKITALPHQIQHLSTLTSLWIWTFEGLEVLPEWMDSLRNLRDLWIGDCSNLRQLPSAEAIRHLTNLNRLSITSCPLLAERCTKGSGAEWPKIARIPHVYIDGRTVETNPL is encoded by the coding sequence ATGTTGCTCATCTCTGCCTGCAAAAAATATATAGTCCAACTATTCAACTTCAAACAACGCATTTTACCTTCATCTGTTAAAGAGTTTCCCTTGAAGATGGCTGACACCGTGCTTAGTGTGATCTTGGATAAGATACTTCCACTTGCTGCCGCCGAGATCAGCCGGGCATGGGGTGTAGAGAAAGACCTTCAGAAGCTTGCCGACAGTGTACGGAAGATGGAAGCTTTGATTTTTGATGCTGAATGCAAGCAATCAACAACCAAAACCGCGCAGCTCTGGCTGAAAACGCTCCGGTCCATAGCACGTGATGCTGAGATCGTGTTGGATGACTTCGGATATGAAGTTCTGCGGCAGAAGGTTAAGAATCGGAAGCGCGACAAGGTACGCAActtcttttcttcctcaaatccTATTTCCTTTCGTCTAGGGATGGCTGACAAGATCAAGGAAGTTATGGCATCTCTGGAGGAAGCTTACAAAGAAGCAAAACAGATGGGGCTTCATCCAGCTCAACTACCCATGGCATCTACTGATCACAAAGTGGATCGGTCGACTGATCCTTTTGTGTACGAGTCAGAAACGGTGGGAAGGGAGGCTGACGTATCTGAAGTTGTGAGCAGGTTAATTAGCTCAGACTGTAAGAAGGATTTACCCGTCATCTCAATAGTTGGGATGGGTGGCCAGGGTAAAACAACCCTCGCACAGCTGGTGCTGAAAAATGAGTGTGTAGTGAAGCACTTTGATAAAATAATATGGGTTTGTGTGTCTGATGATTTCAAAGTGGAAAGGCTGTTGAATAAGATGCTACCTTCCCCTGAGGCAAAAAGTGCTGACACGACAAACACGGAAGCATTGGTGAGGAAGCTTCAAGAAAATCTGAAAGGAAAAAGTTACTTGCTTGTCCTTGATGATATTTGGAATGATGATCCACTGAAATGGGATGGCATGAGGAGACGTTTGTTGGCAATTGGAGGTGCTCCAGGAAGCAAAATATTGGCTACCACACGTAGCGATGAGGTAGCCTCAGCAATGCAAACATCTGGCTTGCATCGTCTAGGCATCCTCTCAGAAGATCATAGCTGGATGTTGTTTGAAAAACTAGCATTTGCAGACGGTGGTGCAATAAAGACTCAAAATCTGGTGGACATTGGCAGAAGGATACTGAAAAAGTGCGGCGGCGTGCCATTAGCGATCAAAGTGATCGGGGTTTTGTTGTATTCCAAAAAGGATGCCTCGGAATGGTCGAAGCTCGAGAGGAGTGAAATATGGAACGAGTCGACCAATATTGGAAAACGAGTCATGTCTGCCCTGAAGCTGAGTTACGAGAACTTACCTTCATGGTCAGTGAAACAATGCTTCGCAAGTAGTTCCATCTTCCCGAAGGACGCTGTCATGCAAAAACAAAGGTTGATACAGATTTGGATGGCCCAGGGATTGATAAATGATGCCAAGGTAGGAGGAGGTCATTTGCAAATGGAGGATATAGGCAGTGAGTATTTCAACGTATTGCTTCGGAGTTCTTTGTTGCAAGCTGGTTATAAGAATTCCATTAACGGAATTGTGAGCTGCCGGATGCACGACCTTGTGCATGATCTTTCACTGCAAGTGTCAAATAATTGTTTCTTAAATACAGAGGGTGGCATGGAAGTCCGTCATGAAAATGAAGTTATGCATTTGACCATCATTGGGAGTCAAGGGAAGGTGTTAAAGAATATCGAAGGGATTCTTCCAAATTTGCAAACGCTTTATTATCGTGGGGGTGATGGTATTATGCTCGAAGACATCTTGGAAAGGTCTAAATACCTTTCTGTGTTAATAGTAGACTACTGGCATATGACTCATCTCCCGAATGCAGTGGGTGATATGAAACACTTAAGACATCTTGATATCAGTGGAACTCGTATCACCGCTCTGCCAGATTCGGTCACAAAGCTCTACAATTTGATGACCTTGAAAGTACATTACTTGAAAGAGATACCTAAGAAGTTTGGCAATTTAGTTAACTTAAGGCATCTCGAGTTTTTCGAGCTTGGTTTCGTTGGGTTCAGATGTTTGTTCCCTGGAATCGGGCAGCTGGCTAATCTTCGGACGTTGCCGTACTTCAGGGTAAGTCAAGACAAGGGATGTCAACTTGAGGAGTTGGAACACTTGCGCAACCTCCGAGGCGAGTTAAGAATTTCTGGACTTGAAAATGTGAGCAGCTTTGAATCCGCAGCAAAAGCAAAGTTGTCCGAAAAATCAGGCATTCAAAGTTTAGAACTTTCATGGTGTGGCACGAAAGAAGGTTGCGACGACAACAATATCAACAGTGTCATGGATGGTCTCCAACCTCACCCACACTTGAAAAGTTTAGCCATTGAGGGTTTCGAAGGTTCAAGGTTGCCGTCGTGGATGGTGGCAAAGGATGGCTTGATGGTACTCCTTCGGAATCTGGTACAGCTCACGTTGGGAGGATTGGGTAAGTGTGAACAAGTACCACCACTAGGGGACTTGCCTTGTCTCGAGTACTTAGTGATAGTCTCCTTACACAATGTGAAGCGCATTGGGGCTGAATTCTATGGTCTCGATATTAATGCAAGGAGCAGCGCTTCTTGTAGTAGCATCACCAGTAGCAGAGAGGTGAAAGCAGTCACTCTGTTTCCGAAACTGTCGCATTTTGAGCTGCTGGACATGGGAAGTCTAGAGGAGTGGTCAGATGCAATGGTTCCCTCGGATTCTTCTTCATCAATTAAGGTATTTCCTAATCTCCGGTACTTGCGAATCTATAGGCTTCCCAAGTTGGCTGTTTTACCAGATATGGAGAACTTGACGTCTCTTGAGGAGTTAAGGATGGAGAAATGCGGAAGTTTGACTTGTATAAGGAATTTGAATAGCCTTACATCTCTCGAATCCTTATATTTAGATGACTTACCTGCTCTTGAATCCTTATGCTTGGAGAGCTTGACATCTCTTGCGGAGTTAAGGATATTGCAATGCGGAAGTTTGGCTTGTATAAAGAATTTGAATAGCCTCACATCTCTTAAATCCTTATATTTAGGTGACTGCCCTGCTCTTGAATGCTTATGCTTGGAGAGCTTGACGTCTCTTGCGAGGTTGGGAATACGGAGATGCGGAAGTTTGGCTTGTATAAGGAATTTGAATAGCCTCACATCTCTTGAATCCTTGGATTTAGATGACTGCCCTGCTTTATTAGATGCTTCTCTAGATATGTTAAACCCCCAATCCCTACGTGATCTAAGAATCTCAAGATGTGATCAGTTGAATCCTTGGTTGAGTAATAATCTTGAGAAGTTCCCGTCGCTCGAGCGGTTGGATATCCGCTCTCATGACCCTGGTTCTTGGCCAATTACGGTTCTCCACCATCAGGCCAACCTCAGATCGTTGACTCTCGGTGGCTTCTCTGACAACCTTGATAATTTCCCGTGGCCACACTCCATCACCAATCTCGTCTCTCTGGAGCGTCTTGTATTGCATGGATGGCCAAAAATCACGGCTCTCCCACACCAAATTCAGCATCTCTCTACCTTGACATCTCTATGGATATGGACGTTTGAGGGGTTGGAAGTTCTTCCAGAGTGGATGGATAGCCTTCGGAATCTTCGAGATTTGTGGATTGGTGATTGCTCTAACCTCAGACAGTTGCCCTCCGCAGAAGCAATACGACACCTCACCAATTTAAATCGTCTAAGTATCACCAGCTGTCCTCTTTTAGCAGAGAGATGCACCAAAGGAAGTGGCGCAGAGTGGCCCAAGATTGCACGCATTCCCCATGTTTATATCGATGGAAGAACAGTGGAAACAAACCCCCTGTAA
- the LOC113690404 gene encoding protein STRUBBELIG-RECEPTOR FAMILY 3-like isoform X2, whose product MQNFFLSDNKFSGNIPDSISSLTQLSAMSLNDNQLTGEIPDAFQGLAVLVNLDLSSNSLSGQLPSSVQNLSALSTLHLQNNQLSGTLNVLQDLHQLTDLNVENNQFSGPIPEQLLNIPKFKKDGNPFNNSIAQSPPPASSAKPPPAPPFFGAPTSVQAPPTSGRTPGKQADGPSATAESNNKTTKKKSLTTKRVVWISIAAVLSFLILVLVLLLCLPRRFRQRHETHRIPKPHEIAPYVGNRENPRDNSSLDQPGHRQEKDSRVPVEMPKEELQTGKRTGGFIPKPQNVEADSKKMSAIPKRNDHEIDMSRFDIDLMSPPPPPPPPPPPPPPPPPPPPPPPPPPLPLVQEKVVVKPLNTTEDTTVKPTARHLPRTSVRSYTIAALQQYTNSFSQENLIGAGMLGTVYKAELPNGKLLAVKKLDKRVSNQQKDDEFLDLVNNLDRIRHANVVELMGYCAEHGQRLLVYEYCCNGSLQEALHSDDDIRNQLSWNARIRMALGAARALEYLHEICEPPIIHRNFKSANVLLDEELAVHVSECGLASLITSGAVSQLSGQLLTTYGYGAPEFESGVYTSKSDVYSFGVVMLELLTGRMSYDRTRARGEQFLVRWSIPQLHDIDALSRMVDPSLNGRYPVKSLSHFADIIARCVQPEPEFRPPMSEVVQDLIEMIRRESPNRSDGN is encoded by the exons ATGCAGAACTT TTTTCTTTCAGATAACAAGTTTTCCGGAAATATTCCTGATTCTATATCCAGTCTAACACAGTTGTCAGCTAT GTCTCTGAACGACAACCAGTTAACTGGAGAAATACCTGATGCTTTCCAAGGACTTGCTGTTTTGGTCAACCT AGATTTGTCGAGTAACAGTTTGAGTGGGCAACTGCCATCATCAGTACAAAACTTATCTGCCCTAAGCACTCT CCATTTGCAAAACAATCAGCTTTCTGGAACTCTAAATGTTTTACAGGATCTTCATCAACTAACAGATTT AAATGTAGAGAATAATCAATTTTCAGGACCTATACCCGAACAGTTGTTGAACATTCCAAAATTTAA AAAAGATGGAAATCCATTTAACAACAGCATTGCTCAGTCCCCTCCACCTGCATCCTCAGCAAAACCACCTCCTGCACCGCCATTTTTTGGGGCACCAACTTCTGTGCAGGCACCACCAACTTCTGGACGAACCCCTGGAAAGCAGGCTGATGGACCATCTGCAACTGCAGAATCAAACAAtaaaacaacaaagaaaaaaagtttaACCACCAAAAGGGTTGTCTGGATTTCCATTGCAGCCGTGTTATCATTTTTAATATTGGTATTGGTGCTCCTCTTATGTCTGCCAAGGCGCTTTAGACAGAGGCATGAAACGCACAGAATCCCCAAGCCTCATGAAATAGCTCCATATGTAGGAAACAGAGAGAATCCTAGAGACAACAGTTCCTTGGACCAACCTGGTCATCGTCAAGAGAAAG ATTCGCGGGTGCCAGTTGAAATGCCAAAGGAAGAGCTTCAAACGGGCAAAAGAACAGGAGGTTTCATTCCAAAGCCACAAAATGTGGAGGCAGATTCAAAAAAGATGAGTGCAATTCCAAAGAGAAATGATCATGAGATAGACATGAGTAGATTTGATATTGACTTGATGTCACCACCGCccccaccacctccaccacctccacctccacctccacctccacctccacctccacctccacctccgCCACCACTGCCTCTTGTTCAGGAGAAGGTTGTTGTAAAGCCGCTTAACACAACTGAAGATACAACAGTGAAGCCTACTGCCAGACATCTTCCACGAACTTCCGTGAGGTCATATACAATCGCAGCTCTTCAGCAATATACAAATAGTTTTTCTCAAGAAAATCTCATTGGAGCTGGAATGCTGGGGACTGTGTATAAGGCTGAGCTTCCTAATGGGAAG TTGCTTGCTGTCAAGAAACTGGACAAAAGGGTTTCTAATCAACAAAAGGATGATGAGTTTTTGGACCTGGTTAACAATCTTGACAGAATTCGTCATGCTAATGTTGTTGAACTCATGGGTTACTGTGCGGAACATGGTCAAAGACTTCTGGTTTATGAGTACTGCTGCAATGGATCACTGCAGGAAGCTTTGCACTCTGATGATGATATTAGAAATCAACTTTCATGGAATGCCCGGATCAGAATGGCTCTTGGTGCTGCAAGAGCTCTAGA GTATCTGCATGAGATCTGTGAGCCACCTATCATTCACAGGAACTTCAAGTCTGCCAATGTTCTTCTTGACGAGGAGCTAGCTGTGCATGTTTCCGAATGTGGTTTGGCTTCTTTAATTACATCGGGCGCTGTTAGTCAG TTGTCAGGACAACTTCTTACTACATATGGATACGGTGCCCCAGAGTTTGAGTCAGGAGTTTATACTTCCAAAAGCGATGTTTACAGCTTCGGGGTTGTGATGCTGGAACTCTTGACTGGTCGAATGTCATATGACAG GACAAGGGCTCGAGGAGAACAATTTTTGGTCAGATGGTCTATTCCACAGCTTCATGATATTGATGCCTTATCAAGGATGGTTGATCCTTCTCTGAATGGAAGATATCCTGTTAAATCTTTATCTCACTTTGCTGACATTATTGCACGCTGTGTCCAG CCGGAGCCAGAGTTTAGGCCTCCAATGTCTGAAGTTGTGCAGGATCTCATAGAAATGATACGGAGGGAATCTCCAAACAGATCAGATGGCAACTGA
- the LOC113690404 gene encoding protein STRUBBELIG-RECEPTOR FAMILY 3-like isoform X1, with product MSRKRSSAASWGIEIFLGLILIFAVRNSDAYTNPGDVAAINSLYIAMGSPTLPGWVASGGDPCGEAWQGVSCDNMNNIVSVKLNGANLGGELGDNLGAFTTITTIDLSNNNIGGSIPSNLPVTMQNFFLSDNKFSGNIPDSISSLTQLSAMSLNDNQLTGEIPDAFQGLAVLVNLDLSSNSLSGQLPSSVQNLSALSTLHLQNNQLSGTLNVLQDLHQLTDLNVENNQFSGPIPEQLLNIPKFKKDGNPFNNSIAQSPPPASSAKPPPAPPFFGAPTSVQAPPTSGRTPGKQADGPSATAESNNKTTKKKSLTTKRVVWISIAAVLSFLILVLVLLLCLPRRFRQRHETHRIPKPHEIAPYVGNRENPRDNSSLDQPGHRQEKDSRVPVEMPKEELQTGKRTGGFIPKPQNVEADSKKMSAIPKRNDHEIDMSRFDIDLMSPPPPPPPPPPPPPPPPPPPPPPPPPPLPLVQEKVVVKPLNTTEDTTVKPTARHLPRTSVRSYTIAALQQYTNSFSQENLIGAGMLGTVYKAELPNGKLLAVKKLDKRVSNQQKDDEFLDLVNNLDRIRHANVVELMGYCAEHGQRLLVYEYCCNGSLQEALHSDDDIRNQLSWNARIRMALGAARALEYLHEICEPPIIHRNFKSANVLLDEELAVHVSECGLASLITSGAVSQLSGQLLTTYGYGAPEFESGVYTSKSDVYSFGVVMLELLTGRMSYDRTRARGEQFLVRWSIPQLHDIDALSRMVDPSLNGRYPVKSLSHFADIIARCVQPEPEFRPPMSEVVQDLIEMIRRESPNRSDGN from the exons ATGAGTAGGAAGAGATCTAGTGCTGCTTCCTGGGGGATAGAGATTTTTCTGGGGTTGATTTTGATATTTGCTGTCAGAAATTCAGATGCATACACCAACCCTGGGGATG TTGCGGCAATTAATAGTCTATACATTGCAATGGGATCACCCACTCTTCCCGGATGGGTTGCTAGTGGTGGAGACCCATGTGGTGAAGCTTGGCAAGGCGTCTCCTGTGACAACATGAACAACATAGTTTCAGT AAAACTCAATGGTGCTAATTTGGGAGGAGAACTGGGTGATAACTTAGGAGCATTTACTACAATTACTACAAT AGATCTGAGCAACAATAACATTGGAGGTAGTATTCCATCCAATCTACCAGTTACCATGCAGAACTT TTTTCTTTCAGATAACAAGTTTTCCGGAAATATTCCTGATTCTATATCCAGTCTAACACAGTTGTCAGCTAT GTCTCTGAACGACAACCAGTTAACTGGAGAAATACCTGATGCTTTCCAAGGACTTGCTGTTTTGGTCAACCT AGATTTGTCGAGTAACAGTTTGAGTGGGCAACTGCCATCATCAGTACAAAACTTATCTGCCCTAAGCACTCT CCATTTGCAAAACAATCAGCTTTCTGGAACTCTAAATGTTTTACAGGATCTTCATCAACTAACAGATTT AAATGTAGAGAATAATCAATTTTCAGGACCTATACCCGAACAGTTGTTGAACATTCCAAAATTTAA AAAAGATGGAAATCCATTTAACAACAGCATTGCTCAGTCCCCTCCACCTGCATCCTCAGCAAAACCACCTCCTGCACCGCCATTTTTTGGGGCACCAACTTCTGTGCAGGCACCACCAACTTCTGGACGAACCCCTGGAAAGCAGGCTGATGGACCATCTGCAACTGCAGAATCAAACAAtaaaacaacaaagaaaaaaagtttaACCACCAAAAGGGTTGTCTGGATTTCCATTGCAGCCGTGTTATCATTTTTAATATTGGTATTGGTGCTCCTCTTATGTCTGCCAAGGCGCTTTAGACAGAGGCATGAAACGCACAGAATCCCCAAGCCTCATGAAATAGCTCCATATGTAGGAAACAGAGAGAATCCTAGAGACAACAGTTCCTTGGACCAACCTGGTCATCGTCAAGAGAAAG ATTCGCGGGTGCCAGTTGAAATGCCAAAGGAAGAGCTTCAAACGGGCAAAAGAACAGGAGGTTTCATTCCAAAGCCACAAAATGTGGAGGCAGATTCAAAAAAGATGAGTGCAATTCCAAAGAGAAATGATCATGAGATAGACATGAGTAGATTTGATATTGACTTGATGTCACCACCGCccccaccacctccaccacctccacctccacctccacctccacctccacctccacctccacctccgCCACCACTGCCTCTTGTTCAGGAGAAGGTTGTTGTAAAGCCGCTTAACACAACTGAAGATACAACAGTGAAGCCTACTGCCAGACATCTTCCACGAACTTCCGTGAGGTCATATACAATCGCAGCTCTTCAGCAATATACAAATAGTTTTTCTCAAGAAAATCTCATTGGAGCTGGAATGCTGGGGACTGTGTATAAGGCTGAGCTTCCTAATGGGAAG TTGCTTGCTGTCAAGAAACTGGACAAAAGGGTTTCTAATCAACAAAAGGATGATGAGTTTTTGGACCTGGTTAACAATCTTGACAGAATTCGTCATGCTAATGTTGTTGAACTCATGGGTTACTGTGCGGAACATGGTCAAAGACTTCTGGTTTATGAGTACTGCTGCAATGGATCACTGCAGGAAGCTTTGCACTCTGATGATGATATTAGAAATCAACTTTCATGGAATGCCCGGATCAGAATGGCTCTTGGTGCTGCAAGAGCTCTAGA GTATCTGCATGAGATCTGTGAGCCACCTATCATTCACAGGAACTTCAAGTCTGCCAATGTTCTTCTTGACGAGGAGCTAGCTGTGCATGTTTCCGAATGTGGTTTGGCTTCTTTAATTACATCGGGCGCTGTTAGTCAG TTGTCAGGACAACTTCTTACTACATATGGATACGGTGCCCCAGAGTTTGAGTCAGGAGTTTATACTTCCAAAAGCGATGTTTACAGCTTCGGGGTTGTGATGCTGGAACTCTTGACTGGTCGAATGTCATATGACAG GACAAGGGCTCGAGGAGAACAATTTTTGGTCAGATGGTCTATTCCACAGCTTCATGATATTGATGCCTTATCAAGGATGGTTGATCCTTCTCTGAATGGAAGATATCCTGTTAAATCTTTATCTCACTTTGCTGACATTATTGCACGCTGTGTCCAG CCGGAGCCAGAGTTTAGGCCTCCAATGTCTGAAGTTGTGCAGGATCTCATAGAAATGATACGGAGGGAATCTCCAAACAGATCAGATGGCAACTGA
- the LOC113690404 gene encoding protein STRUBBELIG-RECEPTOR FAMILY 3-like isoform X3 — MSLNDNQLTGEIPDAFQGLAVLVNLDLSSNSLSGQLPSSVQNLSALSTLHLQNNQLSGTLNVLQDLHQLTDLNVENNQFSGPIPEQLLNIPKFKKDGNPFNNSIAQSPPPASSAKPPPAPPFFGAPTSVQAPPTSGRTPGKQADGPSATAESNNKTTKKKSLTTKRVVWISIAAVLSFLILVLVLLLCLPRRFRQRHETHRIPKPHEIAPYVGNRENPRDNSSLDQPGHRQEKDSRVPVEMPKEELQTGKRTGGFIPKPQNVEADSKKMSAIPKRNDHEIDMSRFDIDLMSPPPPPPPPPPPPPPPPPPPPPPPPPPLPLVQEKVVVKPLNTTEDTTVKPTARHLPRTSVRSYTIAALQQYTNSFSQENLIGAGMLGTVYKAELPNGKLLAVKKLDKRVSNQQKDDEFLDLVNNLDRIRHANVVELMGYCAEHGQRLLVYEYCCNGSLQEALHSDDDIRNQLSWNARIRMALGAARALEYLHEICEPPIIHRNFKSANVLLDEELAVHVSECGLASLITSGAVSQLSGQLLTTYGYGAPEFESGVYTSKSDVYSFGVVMLELLTGRMSYDRTRARGEQFLVRWSIPQLHDIDALSRMVDPSLNGRYPVKSLSHFADIIARCVQPEPEFRPPMSEVVQDLIEMIRRESPNRSDGN, encoded by the exons AT GTCTCTGAACGACAACCAGTTAACTGGAGAAATACCTGATGCTTTCCAAGGACTTGCTGTTTTGGTCAACCT AGATTTGTCGAGTAACAGTTTGAGTGGGCAACTGCCATCATCAGTACAAAACTTATCTGCCCTAAGCACTCT CCATTTGCAAAACAATCAGCTTTCTGGAACTCTAAATGTTTTACAGGATCTTCATCAACTAACAGATTT AAATGTAGAGAATAATCAATTTTCAGGACCTATACCCGAACAGTTGTTGAACATTCCAAAATTTAA AAAAGATGGAAATCCATTTAACAACAGCATTGCTCAGTCCCCTCCACCTGCATCCTCAGCAAAACCACCTCCTGCACCGCCATTTTTTGGGGCACCAACTTCTGTGCAGGCACCACCAACTTCTGGACGAACCCCTGGAAAGCAGGCTGATGGACCATCTGCAACTGCAGAATCAAACAAtaaaacaacaaagaaaaaaagtttaACCACCAAAAGGGTTGTCTGGATTTCCATTGCAGCCGTGTTATCATTTTTAATATTGGTATTGGTGCTCCTCTTATGTCTGCCAAGGCGCTTTAGACAGAGGCATGAAACGCACAGAATCCCCAAGCCTCATGAAATAGCTCCATATGTAGGAAACAGAGAGAATCCTAGAGACAACAGTTCCTTGGACCAACCTGGTCATCGTCAAGAGAAAG ATTCGCGGGTGCCAGTTGAAATGCCAAAGGAAGAGCTTCAAACGGGCAAAAGAACAGGAGGTTTCATTCCAAAGCCACAAAATGTGGAGGCAGATTCAAAAAAGATGAGTGCAATTCCAAAGAGAAATGATCATGAGATAGACATGAGTAGATTTGATATTGACTTGATGTCACCACCGCccccaccacctccaccacctccacctccacctccacctccacctccacctccacctccacctccgCCACCACTGCCTCTTGTTCAGGAGAAGGTTGTTGTAAAGCCGCTTAACACAACTGAAGATACAACAGTGAAGCCTACTGCCAGACATCTTCCACGAACTTCCGTGAGGTCATATACAATCGCAGCTCTTCAGCAATATACAAATAGTTTTTCTCAAGAAAATCTCATTGGAGCTGGAATGCTGGGGACTGTGTATAAGGCTGAGCTTCCTAATGGGAAG TTGCTTGCTGTCAAGAAACTGGACAAAAGGGTTTCTAATCAACAAAAGGATGATGAGTTTTTGGACCTGGTTAACAATCTTGACAGAATTCGTCATGCTAATGTTGTTGAACTCATGGGTTACTGTGCGGAACATGGTCAAAGACTTCTGGTTTATGAGTACTGCTGCAATGGATCACTGCAGGAAGCTTTGCACTCTGATGATGATATTAGAAATCAACTTTCATGGAATGCCCGGATCAGAATGGCTCTTGGTGCTGCAAGAGCTCTAGA GTATCTGCATGAGATCTGTGAGCCACCTATCATTCACAGGAACTTCAAGTCTGCCAATGTTCTTCTTGACGAGGAGCTAGCTGTGCATGTTTCCGAATGTGGTTTGGCTTCTTTAATTACATCGGGCGCTGTTAGTCAG TTGTCAGGACAACTTCTTACTACATATGGATACGGTGCCCCAGAGTTTGAGTCAGGAGTTTATACTTCCAAAAGCGATGTTTACAGCTTCGGGGTTGTGATGCTGGAACTCTTGACTGGTCGAATGTCATATGACAG GACAAGGGCTCGAGGAGAACAATTTTTGGTCAGATGGTCTATTCCACAGCTTCATGATATTGATGCCTTATCAAGGATGGTTGATCCTTCTCTGAATGGAAGATATCCTGTTAAATCTTTATCTCACTTTGCTGACATTATTGCACGCTGTGTCCAG CCGGAGCCAGAGTTTAGGCCTCCAATGTCTGAAGTTGTGCAGGATCTCATAGAAATGATACGGAGGGAATCTCCAAACAGATCAGATGGCAACTGA